A single window of Nocardia higoensis DNA harbors:
- a CDS encoding HugZ family protein — MTLDHGDPGDAPSVPQPTAPVVNPARPSPAEEARTVVASTNIATLASLSQDGAPWASFVTYGELNGQPVLCVSRMAEHGRNLAADARASLSVVAPDAPSDPLAGTRVTLAGVVQRPEGEEAEQARAAHLAAVPAAEHYIDYSDFTLWVLRVRRVRWVGGYGRMDSASAEQYAAAQPDRIAPNAARAVAHLNDDHADALAAMARVLGGYPDATTALCERADRYGLDLRVQTPRGVARTRVGYGEPIEEIGELRAATVELTRRARSA; from the coding sequence ATGACTCTCGATCACGGCGACCCCGGTGATGCCCCTTCGGTCCCCCAGCCGACCGCACCGGTGGTGAATCCGGCCAGGCCCTCCCCCGCCGAGGAAGCCAGGACCGTGGTCGCGTCGACGAACATCGCGACGCTGGCCAGCCTCTCGCAGGACGGTGCGCCGTGGGCCTCCTTCGTCACCTACGGCGAACTGAACGGTCAGCCGGTGCTGTGCGTGTCACGGATGGCCGAGCACGGGCGCAATCTGGCCGCCGACGCACGGGCCAGCCTGTCCGTCGTGGCACCGGATGCGCCGTCCGATCCGTTGGCGGGCACCCGGGTGACCCTCGCCGGGGTCGTGCAGCGGCCGGAAGGCGAGGAGGCGGAGCAGGCGCGGGCGGCACACCTGGCGGCGGTGCCCGCGGCCGAGCACTACATCGACTACAGCGATTTCACGCTATGGGTGCTGCGGGTGCGGCGGGTGCGCTGGGTCGGTGGTTACGGGCGGATGGATTCGGCGAGCGCCGAACAGTACGCGGCCGCGCAGCCGGATCGGATCGCGCCGAACGCGGCCCGTGCGGTTGCCCATCTCAACGATGATCACGCTGACGCGCTGGCGGCTATGGCGCGGGTGCTGGGCGGCTATCCGGATGCGACAACGGCGCTGTGCGAGCGGGCGGATCGGTACGGGCTGGATCTGCGGGTGCAGACGCCTCGCGGGGTCGCTCGCACGCGGGTGGGCTACGGGGAGCCGATCGAGGAAATCGGTGAATTGCGTGCCGCGACGGTCGAATTGACGCGGCGGGCGCGCTCGGCCTAG
- a CDS encoding Fur family transcriptional regulator: MSTVPDFERMLRDAGLRVTAQRLAVLSVVHEHPHSETDAILGRVRDSVGTVSHQAVYDVLRALTSAGLLRRIQPMGSVARYETRVGDNHHHLVCRGCGVIVDVDCAVGEAPCLDAADDHGFVVDEAEVIYWGHCPDCSKAQLSAPPK, translated from the coding sequence GTGTCCACAGTTCCCGATTTCGAGCGCATGCTGCGCGACGCAGGCCTGCGGGTCACCGCGCAGCGACTCGCCGTGCTCAGCGTGGTGCACGAGCATCCGCACTCGGAGACGGACGCGATCCTCGGGCGGGTGCGCGACAGCGTCGGAACGGTGTCCCACCAGGCCGTCTACGACGTTCTGCGCGCACTGACCAGCGCCGGTCTGCTGCGCCGCATCCAACCGATGGGCTCGGTCGCCCGGTACGAAACCCGGGTCGGCGACAACCACCACCACCTCGTCTGCCGCGGCTGCGGCGTCATCGTCGACGTCGACTGCGCGGTCGGCGAGGCTCCCTGCCTCGACGCCGCCGACGACCACGGTTTCGTCGTCGACGAGGCCGAGGTCATCTACTGGGGCCACTGCCCCGACTGCTCGAAAGCCCAGCTGTCTGCACCACCGAAGTGA
- the helR gene encoding RNA polymerase recycling motor ATPase HelR produces MPVSSSTASAFALAGHLTHKADPALIEVDEQHFTTIAATLEHTTAALTRRLDEIRKAPAHPGQEAVERDAEVHRLNERLRSLRRFGIDLCMGHMVAQGSSEPVYIGRLGLLDDAGNHLLVDWRSPAAEPFFGATHADPMGLLRRRRYRWSGGRISDYWDEVFTPDGGESAAALDDQSAFIAELGANRSPRMRDVLGTIQADQDAIIRAGSRGALVVDGGPGTGKTVVALHRAAYLLYSDPALRHRVLFVGPHEPYLAYVADVLPSLGEESVQLCTLRDLVAEGESAVVEDDPEVVRLKSSARMAEAIEAAVAFYEQPPHEGMVVATDWSDIPLTAADWTEAFQAPEPGTPHNEAREQIRELLLTILVDRYDGAATPTQLRKSLRRNDELHTALDNAWTLIEAADLVADLWSVPAYLRRCAPWLSAEEVRKLQRAEPTRWTTADLPLLNMARRRLGDPRAAMRARRHAAAVSAERERMSSVIDDLIASDAYADGEGLMTQLRQQDLRELLVDDAALPSVEPDQLAGPFAHIIVDEAQELTDAEWQMLVQRCPSRSFTIVGDRAQARHGFTESWRDRLERVGLDRVEMASLSINYRTPEEVMAVAEPVIRAALPDANVPTSIRSSGIPVVHGSVSELGSVLDAWLAQNVDGLACVIGDPTFQATLRVRSLSPALAKGLEFDLVVLVDPEAFGAGVAGAVDRYVAMTRATRQLVVLTSL; encoded by the coding sequence TTGCCCGTGTCGTCATCGACCGCCAGCGCGTTCGCTCTCGCCGGCCACCTCACCCACAAAGCCGACCCGGCGCTGATCGAGGTCGACGAACAGCACTTCACCACCATCGCGGCCACCCTCGAACACACCACCGCCGCACTGACCCGGCGGCTCGATGAGATCCGCAAGGCGCCCGCGCATCCGGGCCAGGAAGCCGTCGAGCGGGACGCGGAAGTCCACCGCCTGAACGAACGCCTGCGCTCGCTGCGCCGATTCGGCATCGACCTGTGTATGGGCCACATGGTCGCGCAGGGCTCCTCGGAACCGGTGTACATCGGGCGACTCGGACTGCTCGACGACGCGGGCAACCACCTGCTGGTGGACTGGCGCTCCCCCGCCGCCGAGCCGTTCTTCGGCGCCACCCACGCCGATCCGATGGGTCTGCTGCGGCGCCGCAGATATCGCTGGTCCGGCGGCCGGATCAGCGACTACTGGGACGAGGTGTTCACCCCGGACGGCGGGGAAAGCGCGGCCGCGCTCGACGACCAGTCCGCCTTCATCGCCGAGCTGGGCGCCAACCGCTCGCCGCGGATGCGCGACGTGCTCGGCACCATCCAGGCCGATCAGGACGCCATCATCCGCGCGGGATCGCGTGGCGCTCTGGTCGTCGACGGGGGACCCGGCACCGGCAAGACCGTCGTCGCGCTGCATCGCGCCGCCTACCTGCTCTATTCCGACCCGGCGTTGCGCCACCGCGTACTGTTCGTGGGCCCGCACGAACCGTATCTGGCCTATGTCGCCGATGTCCTGCCCAGCCTCGGCGAGGAGAGCGTGCAGTTGTGCACCCTGCGTGATCTCGTCGCCGAAGGCGAGTCGGCGGTGGTGGAGGACGATCCGGAAGTGGTTCGCCTGAAGTCATCGGCGCGCATGGCCGAGGCAATCGAGGCGGCCGTCGCGTTCTACGAGCAGCCGCCGCACGAGGGCATGGTGGTGGCGACCGACTGGTCCGACATCCCGTTGACCGCCGCGGACTGGACAGAGGCGTTCCAGGCGCCGGAGCCGGGCACCCCGCACAACGAGGCCCGTGAACAGATCCGGGAACTGCTGCTCACGATCCTGGTCGACAGGTACGACGGCGCCGCCACGCCCACGCAACTGCGGAAGTCACTGCGGCGCAACGACGAACTGCACACCGCGCTCGACAACGCGTGGACGTTGATCGAGGCCGCCGACCTGGTCGCGGATCTGTGGTCGGTGCCGGCCTACCTGCGCAGGTGCGCGCCGTGGCTGAGCGCCGAGGAAGTGCGGAAGTTGCAGCGCGCGGAGCCCACGCGGTGGACGACGGCGGATCTGCCGTTGCTGAACATGGCACGGCGCCGGCTCGGTGACCCGCGGGCAGCGATGCGTGCGCGCAGGCACGCCGCGGCGGTGAGTGCCGAGCGCGAGCGCATGTCGAGCGTCATCGATGATCTGATCGCCTCCGACGCCTATGCCGACGGTGAGGGGTTGATGACCCAGCTGCGCCAGCAGGATCTGCGCGAACTGCTGGTCGACGACGCGGCTCTGCCGAGCGTGGAGCCCGACCAGCTCGCCGGGCCCTTCGCCCACATCATCGTGGACGAGGCCCAGGAGCTGACCGACGCCGAATGGCAGATGCTGGTGCAGCGCTGCCCGTCGCGCAGTTTCACCATCGTCGGGGACCGCGCGCAGGCCAGGCACGGGTTCACCGAGTCGTGGCGGGATCGACTCGAGCGGGTCGGCCTCGATCGCGTCGAGATGGCGTCGCTGAGTATCAACTACCGGACGCCCGAAGAGGTGATGGCGGTGGCCGAGCCGGTCATCCGGGCGGCGCTGCCGGACGCGAATGTGCCGACCTCCATTCGCAGCAGCGGTATCCCGGTCGTCCACGGGTCGGTTTCGGAGCTGGGGTCGGTTCTGGACGCCTGGCTCGCCCAGAATGTCGACGGCCTCGCCTGTGTCATCGGCGATCCGACGTTCCAGGCGACCCTGCGCGTGCGGTCGCTGAGTCCGGCGCTGGCCAAGGGGCTCGAGTTCGACTTGGTCGTCTTGGTCGATCCCGAGGCGTTCGGTGCGGGCGTGGCGGGTGCGGTCGATCGGTATGTCGCGATGACTCGCGCGACGCGGCAGCTGGTCGTCCTCACGAGCCTCTGA
- a CDS encoding metal-dependent hydrolase produces MLGHSHATSGAFAWSAAAATLPLTVMTFPEMLDTDARLGPADVLLGVFLTAGAALLPDADHPKGTISRVLGPLTHYACKLISMLSGGHRQGTHSLLFVLVAGVVTWAGMLYVGRWFTLALVFFLLALAVKALHLCPPGDSIRSWGTVAALATAGTFAMDHWISDKPAWLPFCVALGSLTHILGDCLTDRGCPLLWPITWRTSVPIIERTGNKVETWVIAPLFGLGTMTLLWYVFNANP; encoded by the coding sequence GTGCTCGGACATTCACACGCGACCAGCGGCGCGTTCGCCTGGTCGGCGGCAGCGGCGACGTTGCCTCTAACGGTCATGACCTTTCCGGAGATGCTGGACACCGACGCCCGCCTCGGGCCCGCGGACGTCCTGCTCGGAGTCTTCCTGACGGCGGGCGCGGCCTTGCTGCCCGACGCCGATCACCCGAAAGGCACCATCTCCCGAGTACTCGGTCCATTGACGCATTACGCGTGCAAGCTCATCTCCATGCTCTCCGGCGGACACCGCCAGGGCACTCACTCCCTGCTGTTCGTGCTCGTGGCCGGGGTGGTCACCTGGGCCGGAATGCTCTACGTCGGACGATGGTTCACCCTCGCCCTGGTGTTCTTCCTGCTCGCGCTGGCAGTGAAAGCACTGCATCTGTGCCCACCCGGCGACAGCATCCGCAGCTGGGGCACGGTGGCGGCGCTCGCGACCGCGGGCACCTTCGCCATGGACCACTGGATCAGCGACAAGCCGGCCTGGCTGCCGTTCTGCGTGGCCTTGGGTTCGCTAACGCATATTCTCGGCGACTGCCTGACCGATCGCGGCTGCCCTCTGCTGTGGCCGATCACATGGCGGACGAGTGTGCCGATCATCGAGCGGACCGGCAACAAGGTCGAAACCTGGGTCATCGCCCCGCTGTTCGGCCTGGGGACGATGACCCTGCTCTGGTACGTGTTCAACGCCAATCCGTGA
- the katG gene encoding catalase/peroxidase HPI translates to MSVETPPIGEANTEPAEGGCPVAGRLRHPLQGGGNHEWWPNQLNLKVLTKNPVEGNPLGADFDYKAAFNALDLAAVKSDIAEILTTSQDWWPADFGNYGPLMVRMAWHSAGTYRIHDGRGGAGTGQQRFAPLNSWPDNVNLDKARRLLWPVKKKYGQSISWADLLILTGNVALETMGFTTFGFAGGREDVWEPEEDVYWGPEAEWLDDQRYSGERDLENPLGAVQMGLIYVNPEGPNGNPDPIAAAVDIKETFGRMAMDHAETVALIAGGHTFGKTHGAGDASLVGAEPEAGELEQMGLGWKSSFGTGKGPDTISSGLEVTWTSKPTQWSNDFFEILFGYEWELTKSPAGAHQWVAKDAEPIIPNAFDPSKKQLPTMLTTDLSLRFDPEFEVISRRFKDNPDEFADAFARAWFKLTHRDMGPVSRYLGPEVPSEQLLWQDPVPAVDHELVDAADIAALKTQILGTGLSVQQLVKTAWAAASSFRGSDKRGGANGGRIRLQPQLGWEVNEPDELVRVIRALEGVQEHFNAAQTGGKKVSFADLVVLGGVAAVEQAAKNAGVTIEVPFTPGRTDATQEWTDTESFAALEPKADGFRNYLGKASRLPAEYLLVDKANLLTLTAPEMTVLVGGLRVLDANYLNSPLGVFTDTPGSLTNDFFVNLLDLNTEWAPSGNDDGTYVGKAAGSGEVKWTGSRVDLLFGSNSVLRSLAEVYATDDAGEKFVHDFVAAWDKVMNLDRFDIA, encoded by the coding sequence GTGTCTGTGGAAACTCCGCCCATTGGTGAGGCCAACACCGAACCCGCCGAAGGGGGTTGCCCGGTAGCCGGCCGTCTGCGGCACCCGTTGCAGGGTGGCGGCAACCATGAGTGGTGGCCCAACCAGCTCAACCTGAAGGTGCTGACCAAAAACCCCGTCGAGGGCAACCCGCTCGGCGCGGACTTCGACTACAAGGCCGCCTTCAACGCGCTCGACCTGGCCGCGGTCAAGAGCGACATCGCCGAGATCCTCACCACCTCCCAGGACTGGTGGCCCGCCGACTTCGGCAACTACGGCCCGCTCATGGTTCGCATGGCCTGGCACAGCGCCGGTACCTACCGCATCCACGACGGACGTGGCGGCGCGGGCACCGGCCAGCAGCGCTTCGCTCCGCTCAACAGTTGGCCCGACAACGTCAACCTCGACAAGGCCCGCCGCCTGCTGTGGCCGGTCAAGAAGAAGTACGGCCAGAGCATTTCCTGGGCCGACCTGCTGATCCTGACCGGCAATGTCGCGCTGGAGACCATGGGCTTCACGACCTTCGGTTTCGCGGGCGGCCGCGAGGACGTCTGGGAGCCGGAAGAGGACGTGTACTGGGGTCCGGAAGCCGAATGGCTCGACGACCAGCGCTACAGCGGTGAGCGCGACCTGGAGAACCCGCTCGGCGCGGTCCAGATGGGTCTGATCTACGTCAATCCCGAAGGCCCCAACGGCAATCCGGATCCGATCGCGGCCGCGGTCGACATCAAGGAGACCTTCGGCCGGATGGCCATGGATCACGCCGAGACCGTCGCGCTCATCGCCGGCGGCCACACCTTCGGCAAGACCCACGGCGCCGGTGATGCCAGCCTCGTCGGCGCCGAGCCGGAAGCGGGCGAACTCGAGCAGATGGGCCTGGGCTGGAAGAGCTCGTTCGGCACCGGCAAGGGTCCCGACACGATCAGCAGCGGCCTGGAAGTCACCTGGACCAGCAAGCCCACCCAGTGGAGCAACGACTTCTTCGAGATCCTGTTCGGCTACGAGTGGGAGCTGACCAAGAGCCCGGCGGGCGCGCACCAGTGGGTCGCCAAGGATGCCGAGCCGATCATTCCCAACGCCTTCGACCCGTCGAAGAAGCAGCTGCCCACCATGCTCACGACCGATCTGTCGCTGCGCTTCGATCCCGAGTTCGAGGTCATCTCGCGCCGTTTCAAGGACAACCCGGACGAGTTCGCCGACGCGTTCGCGCGCGCCTGGTTCAAGCTCACCCACCGCGACATGGGCCCGGTCTCCCGCTACCTCGGCCCCGAGGTTCCGTCCGAGCAGCTGCTGTGGCAGGACCCGGTCCCGGCCGTCGACCACGAGCTGGTCGACGCCGCCGACATCGCCGCGCTCAAGACCCAGATCCTGGGCACCGGCCTGTCGGTGCAGCAGTTGGTGAAGACCGCGTGGGCGGCGGCCTCCTCGTTCCGCGGCAGCGACAAGCGCGGTGGCGCCAACGGCGGCCGCATCCGCCTGCAGCCGCAGCTGGGCTGGGAAGTCAACGAGCCCGACGAGCTGGTCCGCGTCATCCGCGCCCTGGAAGGCGTACAGGAGCACTTCAATGCGGCGCAGACCGGAGGCAAGAAGGTCTCCTTCGCCGATCTGGTCGTGCTGGGCGGCGTGGCCGCGGTCGAGCAGGCGGCGAAGAACGCGGGCGTGACGATCGAGGTTCCGTTCACCCCGGGCCGCACCGACGCGACCCAGGAGTGGACCGACACCGAATCCTTCGCCGCGCTCGAGCCGAAGGCCGACGGCTTCCGCAACTACCTCGGCAAGGCCTCGCGCCTGCCCGCCGAGTACCTGCTGGTCGACAAGGCGAACCTGCTGACCCTGACCGCGCCGGAGATGACGGTGCTCGTCGGCGGTCTGCGGGTGCTCGACGCCAACTACCTGAACTCGCCGCTGGGCGTCTTCACCGATACGCCGGGGTCGCTCACCAACGACTTCTTCGTGAACCTGCTCGACCTGAACACCGAGTGGGCGCCGTCGGGCAACGACGACGGCACCTATGTCGGCAAGGCGGCGGGCAGCGGCGAGGTCAAGTGGACCGGCAGCCGCGTCGACCTGCTGTTCGGCTCGAACTCGGTGCTGCGTTCGCTGGCCGAGGTCTACGCGACCGACGATGCCGGGGAGAAGTTCGTTCATGACTTCGTGGCCGCGTGGGACAAGGTCATGAACCTGGACCGGTTCGACATCGCCTGA
- a CDS encoding thioesterase family protein, with product MTTTARYAFDSDTASTAIGDHVYELELTDRWNTPAGTANGGYLLAVCLQALRGEVPQPDLLSVSAHYLRPGTPGPARVVTETARIGRRTGTGAATLLRDDKEIIRVLATFTDLAAAEGQTIELGVAPELPAPQDCVDPVAGRNKVATTGIGARVEFRMPELRGFWGGELGRATTWEFWMRFTDGRDADPVALAALVDAAPPVVFDHGVRGSSTIELTAHIRRRPAPGWLACRVTTKHLVNGFHEEDFELWDSTGALVAQSRQLAIVP from the coding sequence ATGACCACCACCGCGCGCTACGCCTTCGACAGCGACACCGCGAGCACCGCGATCGGCGACCACGTCTACGAACTGGAGCTGACCGACCGCTGGAACACCCCTGCGGGCACCGCCAACGGCGGCTATCTACTGGCGGTTTGTCTGCAGGCGTTGCGCGGTGAGGTGCCGCAGCCCGATCTGTTGTCGGTGTCGGCGCATTACCTGCGTCCCGGCACGCCGGGTCCGGCGCGGGTGGTGACCGAGACGGCGCGGATCGGCCGGCGGACCGGGACAGGTGCGGCGACGCTGTTGCGCGACGACAAGGAGATCATCCGGGTGCTGGCCACGTTCACCGATCTGGCGGCGGCCGAGGGGCAGACGATCGAGCTCGGTGTGGCACCGGAGCTGCCTGCCCCGCAGGACTGCGTGGATCCGGTCGCGGGCCGGAACAAGGTCGCCACGACGGGGATCGGTGCGCGGGTCGAGTTCCGGATGCCGGAGTTGCGCGGTTTCTGGGGCGGCGAGCTGGGGCGTGCGACGACCTGGGAGTTCTGGATGCGTTTCACCGATGGTCGCGATGCGGACCCGGTCGCGCTGGCGGCGCTGGTCGATGCCGCTCCCCCGGTCGTCTTCGATCACGGGGTGCGCGGTTCTTCGACGATCGAGTTGACCGCGCATATCCGCAGGCGGCCCGCGCCCGGCTGGCTGGCGTGCCGGGTGACCACCAAGCATCTGGTGAACGGTTTCCACGAGGAGGATTTCGAGCTCTGGGACAGCACGGGCGCCCTGGTGGCCCAGTCCCGGCAGCTGGCCATCGTGCCGTGA
- a CDS encoding TIGR03619 family F420-dependent LLM class oxidoreductase: MRFTYAETMVDPSFYVPLAQAAEAAGYSSMTIADSIAYPRDSDATYPYTPDGSREFLEDKPFPEAFVLSAAVAAATTTLRLTPFVVKLPIRPPVLVAKQAASVAVLSGNRLGLGVGISPWPDDFAIMGVPFEKRGARMDECIDIVRGLTAGGYFEFHGQFFDIPPIKIAPVPSEPIPILVGGHSKAALRRAAQRGDGWMHAGGDPMELDRLLDELDALRAEYGTREDFQVHVISMDGFTVDGVKRLEDKGVTDVIVGFRYPYTREPDTESLETKIAHLSRFAEKVIARLG, from the coding sequence ATGCGATTCACCTACGCGGAGACCATGGTCGACCCGTCGTTCTACGTGCCGCTGGCGCAGGCGGCGGAGGCGGCGGGCTACAGCTCGATGACGATCGCCGACAGCATCGCCTACCCACGCGATTCCGATGCCACCTACCCCTACACCCCCGACGGCAGCCGGGAGTTTCTGGAGGACAAGCCGTTTCCCGAGGCCTTCGTTCTCTCGGCGGCGGTCGCCGCGGCGACCACGACGCTGCGGCTGACGCCGTTCGTGGTGAAGCTGCCGATCCGCCCGCCGGTGCTGGTGGCCAAGCAGGCGGCCTCGGTGGCGGTACTCAGCGGGAATCGACTCGGCCTGGGGGTGGGAATCAGTCCGTGGCCGGACGATTTCGCGATCATGGGTGTGCCGTTCGAGAAGCGGGGGGCGCGGATGGACGAGTGCATCGACATCGTCCGTGGGCTCACGGCAGGCGGGTATTTCGAGTTCCACGGGCAGTTCTTCGACATACCGCCCATCAAGATCGCCCCGGTGCCCAGCGAGCCGATCCCGATTCTCGTCGGCGGGCACAGCAAGGCGGCGCTGCGGCGAGCGGCGCAGCGGGGAGACGGCTGGATGCACGCCGGCGGCGATCCGATGGAGCTGGATCGACTGCTCGACGAACTCGACGCACTGCGCGCGGAGTACGGCACGCGCGAGGATTTCCAGGTGCATGTGATCTCGATGGACGGGTTCACGGTGGACGGGGTGAAGCGACTGGAGGACAAGGGTGTCACCGATGTGATCGTCGGCTTCCGCTATCCGTATACCCGGGAGCCGGACACCGAGAGCCTGGAGACCAAGATCGCGCATCTGTCCCGGTTCGCGGAGAAGGTGATCGCCCGGCTGGGTTGA